Genomic segment of Tomitella fengzijianii:
GCCAAGGACCGCATGAACTGGATCTCCGAGCTGGAGTTCGACGTGCCCGTCTACGGCAAGGACGTCGACTCCTTCGACGACTTCGAGTACCTGTTCTGGGTCGGCTGCGCCGGCGCCTACGAGGACCGCGCCAAGAAGACCACCAAGGCCGTCGCCGAACTGCTCAACATCGCCGCGGTGAAGTTCATGGTGCTGGGCGACGGCGAGACGTGCACCGGCGATCCCGCCCGGCGCGCCGGCAACGAGCTGATCTTCCAGCAGCTGGCCATGCAGAACATCGACACGCTGGGCGAGGTGTTCGGCGACCTGCCGCGCAAGAAGCGCAAGATCGTCTCCACCTGCGCGCACTGCTTCAACACGCTCACCAACGAGTACCCGGAGCTGGGCGGCGAGTACGAGGTGGTGCACCACACGCAGCTGCTCAACCGTCTGGTGCGGGACAAGCGCCTGACCCCGGTGGCCGACCCGTCCCCGGAGAACACCACCTACCACGACCCGTGCTTCCTGGGCCGCCACAACAAGGTCTACGACGCGCCGCGCGAGCTCATCGGCTCCAGCGCCAAGCTCAGTGAGATGCCCCGGCACGCCGAGCGTTCCCTGTGCTGCGGCGCGGGTGGTGCGCGCATGTGGATGGAAGAGAACATCGGCAAGCGCATCAACATCGAGCGCGTCGAGGAGGCGCTGACCACCCAGCCCAAGAAGGTCGTCACCGCCTGCCCGTTCTGCAAGGTGATGATGGCCGACGGCGTCACCGCGCAGGAGGACAAGGCGCAGGGCGTAGAGGTGGTGGATGTGGCGCAGGTGCTGCTCGACGGCGTGCGCCGCGGCGGCGCCACCGTCAACGTCAGCTCGCCGGTGCGTGAGAAGCCGGCCGCCGCTGCGGCCGGCGCCGGAACCGCCACCGCGCTCAAGGAGGCTCCCGCCGAGGCGCCGGAGAAGCCCGCGGGCCCGCCGTCCACCGGCGGCAGCGGTTCCTCGGGCAGCGGTTCGTCCGGCGCCGCGCCCAAGCCCGCGGTCAAGGGGCTCGGCATGGCGGGTGCGGGCAAGGCACCCGGCGCCAAGAAGCCCGGCGGAGGGGCACCCGCGCCCGGTGGAGCACCCAAGCCCGCGGCGAAGGGGCTCGGCATGGCGGGCGCGGCCAAGGCACCCGGCGCCAAGAAGCCCGGTGCGCCGAAGCCTGCCGAGCAGCCTGCTCCGGAGTCCGAGGCCACCGAGGCGCCCGCAGCACCCAAGCCCGCGGCGAAGGGGCTCGGCATGGCAGGCGCGGCCAAGGCACCCGGCGCCAAGAAGCCGGGCGCCCCGAAGGCCGCCGCACCCAAGGCACCCGAGGCAGCCGCAGCGTCCGAGGCCACCGAGGCCCCGGCCGCGCCCAAGCCCGCGGTCAAGGGACTCGGCATGGCAGGCGCGGCCAAGGCACCCGGCGCCAAGAAGCCGGGCGCCCCGAAGGCCGCCGCACCCACGGCGCCCGAGGCTGAATCCCCCGAGGCTGCGAAGGCGCCTGAGGCCGAGGAGCCGACGCAGGAGGCCACCGAGGCTCCCGCCAAGCCCGCGGGCCTGAGCGTCAAGCCCAAGGGCCTCGGGCTGGCCGGGGCCGCGATGGCCCCGGGCGCCAAGAAGCCGGGTGCGCCTAAGGCAGGCGCGCCGAAGCCCGCCGCGAAGCCGGCCGAGGGCGTACCGGAGCCGCAGGCCGCGCCCGAACAAGAGGCGACCTCCGAGGCGCCGGCGGAGAAGGCGCAGGTGGAGAAGGCGCCGGCGGAGAAGGCGCAGGTGGAGAAGGCGCCGGCGGAGAAGGCGCAGGTGGAGAAGGCGCAGGTGGAGAAGGCGCAGGTGGAGAAGGCGCAGGTGGAGAAGGCGCAGGTGGAGAAGGCGCCGGAGAAGCAGGCTTCGGACGACGACAAGCCGACGTTGAGCGTCAAGCCGAAGGGCCTCGGCATGCAGGGCGGTGCGAAGCCCCCGGGCAAGCGCTGAGCTGACAGCACGACCGGATCCCCGTCGCCGGACCGCACTGGTCCGCGGCGGGGATCCGTCGTTTCGGCGGCCTCAGCCCCGCAAGTCCGCCGCAGTCACCAGTCCCGCCCGGAACGCGGTGAGCACCGCCTGCACTCGATCCCTGCTCCCGGTCTTGGCGAGGATCCGGCCCACATGCGTCTTCACTGTGGCCTCGGAGACGAACAGCCGTTCCGCCAGCTCGCCGTTGTTGAGCCCCAATGCCATGTGGCGCAGGAACTCGGCCTCCCGCGCGGTCAGATCCTCCACCAGCGCCGGCTCCGGCGTGGAGCCCGTACCGAGCCCCCGTCGGACGTGGTCGAGGAGCCTGCGGGTGGAGCGGGCGGACAGCGTCGCATCGCCGCCGGCGACAGTCCGGATCGACGCCAGCAGTTGCTCAGGATCGGTGTCCTTGAGGAGAAACCCCGACGCACCGGCCGTGATCGCGTCGAGCACGTACCGGTCGATGTCGAAGGTGGTCAGGACGATGACGCGGGGCGCCGGATCCGCTGCGAGCGCCCGCCGCGTGGCCTCGATGCCGTCAAGCCTCGGCATCTGCACGTCCATGATCACGATGTCGACGGGGTCCGCGGACAACCGGCCCAGCGCCTCCCGCCCGTCGCCCGCCTGCCACGCCACCGCCATGTCCGGCTGGGAGTCGATGACCATCGCGAAGCCCGCGCGCACCAGCTGCTGGTCGTCGACCACCGCCACCCTGATCGTCATCGCCCCTCCGGCCTTCGCGTGGCGGCCCGGCTGCTGCCCGCGCCATCCACTGTGTCCTCCACGCCGATTCTTTCCTCACCGACGCCTTCCATGCCGACTCCCTCCTCGCCGACACCGGCGGCGGATTCCGGTCGCGAAGCATGCTCCTCCGGGATCGGTATCACCGCTGTCACCCGGAAACCGTCGGGCGTCCTACGCGCCTCGAGCGTGCCGCCATGGATTGCGGCACGCTCCCGCATGCCCAGGATGCCGCGGCCGCCGCGTGGGATCGGCGACGTCCGCGACGCCCACCCCGCCGGTGCCGTGTCCTCGACGGTCACAGTGAGGAGCCCGCCCTCCCCCGACACGGACACCCGGGTCCTGTTGCCGGGTGCTCCGTGCACGCGCCCATTAGTGAGTGCCTCCTGCACGATCCGATACACCGCCAGTCCCAGCGAGGGCGGCAGGTGCCCGGGATCCGCGGACTCGGTGAGCGCCACGTCGGCCCTGTGAACGCGTTCGGCGTCGACGAGCGCCGGAATGTCCCGCACCCCCAGCGGCGCGCGGCCGTCGTCCGACTCGTCCCCGCGCAGAACGCCGAGCAGGCCGCGCATGTCGGTCAGCGCGTCGCGGGAAGTCGCGGCGACGACCTCCAGCGCTCGTCGGCCCGCCTCTGGATCGGCGACGGCCGCATAGCGTCCCCCGTCCGCCTGCGCGATGACCGCGGACAACGAGTGCGCCACGATGTCGTGCATCTCGCGGGCGATCCGGTTGCGTTCCGCCGCCGCCGCGCGCTCCTCCGACACATCCTTCTCCGCCTGCAACGCCCGGTTGCGTTCGGCGAGGATCCGGACTTCCCGCAGCCTGCCGCGCCGTACGCGCCCCATCGACCAGACCCCGGTGAGGAGGACTCCGACGACCACGACGTTCATCGCGATGAGCCGGATCCGATCCTCGCCGGCCGGTATGGACGCCACCGTGAAGGTCAGGCCGCCGGCCAACGCGGCACCGAGTGTGACGAGTGCCGTGCGGGGGCGCCCGTACGCGGAGACCGCATACAGCCCCGCGAGCGTCGCCAGCAGCATCCCCTGCGCGGCGCCGCTGTACTCATCGGTCGCCGCCCCGTCCGACTCCGCCAGGTACAACCCCAGCACGGCGGCCCCGCAGACGCCGATGACGGCGACCGTCG
This window contains:
- a CDS encoding (Fe-S)-binding protein yields the protein MNALTITLGTVATVISLACWVMFASGVWRMVKTIALGQPDRTRNTPVVPRVKQVIVEFLAHTKMLKNRTVGIAHWFVMIGFLGGALLWFEAYGESFDPHFHWPVFGSWNIWQLWSEVLGLGTVIGVIVLMVIRQINHPRVPSRLSRFTGSDFKAAYFVEWVVLIEGLGMIFVKTFKIASGGENPPIWTSFFTHYFAQLFTGIDETAVSWAAVVKLLSGMIWLAVVGYFVTWGVAWHRFAAFFNIYFKREDDGANALGAVKPMMSGGKVLELEEADPEVDAFGAGKVEDFSWKGWLDFTTCTECGRCQSQCPAWNTGKPLSPKLMVMSLRDHGYAKAPYLLAGGGKDMGGEEIGLVDAEGNADEAALAKIPESARAEAERPLVGSYAEGEPQPVFDMEALWACTNCGACVEQCPVDIEHVDHIVDMRRYQVLIESEFPSELAGLFKNLENKGNPWGQNAKDRMNWISELEFDVPVYGKDVDSFDDFEYLFWVGCAGAYEDRAKKTTKAVAELLNIAAVKFMVLGDGETCTGDPARRAGNELIFQQLAMQNIDTLGEVFGDLPRKKRKIVSTCAHCFNTLTNEYPELGGEYEVVHHTQLLNRLVRDKRLTPVADPSPENTTYHDPCFLGRHNKVYDAPRELIGSSAKLSEMPRHAERSLCCGAGGARMWMEENIGKRINIERVEEALTTQPKKVVTACPFCKVMMADGVTAQEDKAQGVEVVDVAQVLLDGVRRGGATVNVSSPVREKPAAAAAGAGTATALKEAPAEAPEKPAGPPSTGGSGSSGSGSSGAAPKPAVKGLGMAGAGKAPGAKKPGGGAPAPGGAPKPAAKGLGMAGAAKAPGAKKPGAPKPAEQPAPESEATEAPAAPKPAAKGLGMAGAAKAPGAKKPGAPKAAAPKAPEAAAASEATEAPAAPKPAVKGLGMAGAAKAPGAKKPGAPKAAAPTAPEAESPEAAKAPEAEEPTQEATEAPAKPAGLSVKPKGLGLAGAAMAPGAKKPGAPKAGAPKPAAKPAEGVPEPQAAPEQEATSEAPAEKAQVEKAPAEKAQVEKAPAEKAQVEKAQVEKAQVEKAQVEKAQVEKAPEKQASDDDKPTLSVKPKGLGMQGGAKPPGKR
- a CDS encoding response regulator transcription factor encodes the protein MTIRVAVVDDQQLVRAGFAMVIDSQPDMAVAWQAGDGREALGRLSADPVDIVIMDVQMPRLDGIEATRRALAADPAPRVIVLTTFDIDRYVLDAITAGASGFLLKDTDPEQLLASIRTVAGGDATLSARSTRRLLDHVRRGLGTGSTPEPALVEDLTAREAEFLRHMALGLNNGELAERLFVSEATVKTHVGRILAKTGSRDRVQAVLTAFRAGLVTAADLRG
- a CDS encoding sensor histidine kinase, translating into MTVTPLDPESANGRRRVLAVDAVLAAVLLIATLFLTAAQQSSSRGTVALVLASCAVGSLALRRLRPDATVAVIGVCGAAVLGLYLAESDGAATDEYSGAAQGMLLATLAGLYAVSAYGRPRTALVTLGAALAGGLTFTVASIPAGEDRIRLIAMNVVVVGVLLTGVWSMGRVRRGRLREVRILAERNRALQAEKDVSEERAAAAERNRIAREMHDIVAHSLSAVIAQADGGRYAAVADPEAGRRALEVVAATSRDALTDMRGLLGVLRGDESDDGRAPLGVRDIPALVDAERVHRADVALTESADPGHLPPSLGLAVYRIVQEALTNGRVHGAPGNRTRVSVSGEGGLLTVTVEDTAPAGWASRTSPIPRGGRGILGMRERAAIHGGTLEARRTPDGFRVTAVIPIPEEHASRPESAAGVGEEGVGMEGVGEERIGVEDTVDGAGSSRAATRRPEGR